The stretch of DNA TAAACCCAATAAAAATATACTCTCGTGAAAGTTAGAGCATCAATTAAAAAACGTAGTAGTGACTGCAAAATAGTGCGCAGGAAAGGTAAACTCTATGTGATTAATAAAAAGAATCCAAAGTTTAAACAAAGACAAGGATAAATATGGCACGTATAGCTGGGGTTGATTTGCCCAAATATAAAAAATGTTCGATAGCACTTACCTATATTTATGGAGTAGGTCGTACTCGTGCTTTGAAAATGCTTGATGAGTCAAGTATTGAGCCGACCAAAAAAGTTAAAGATTTGACAGACGATGAAATAACTCGTCTTCGTGCTACCGTTAGTGAATATACTCTAGAAGGAGAGTTGCGCTCAGAGGTACAACTAAATATTAAACGGTTAATGGATATTGGTTGTTATAGAGGTATTCGACATCGTAAGGGATTGCCTTTACGTGGTCAGCGTACTAGTACTAATGCACGAACTAGAAAAGG from Chitinophagales bacterium encodes:
- the ykgO gene encoding type B 50S ribosomal protein L36; amino-acid sequence: MKVRASIKKRSSDCKIVRRKGKLYVINKKNPKFKQRQG
- the rpsM gene encoding 30S ribosomal protein S13, producing MARIAGVDLPKYKKCSIALTYIYGVGRTRALKMLDESSIEPTKKVKDLTDDEITRLRATVSEYTLEGELRSEVQLNIKRLMDIGCYRGIRHRKGLPLRGQRTSTNARTRKGKKKTVAGKKKTPRK